In Nicotiana tabacum cultivar K326 chromosome 21, ASM71507v2, whole genome shotgun sequence, one DNA window encodes the following:
- the LOC107780607 gene encoding endonuclease 2-like isoform X1, which translates to MEYYKLNVFLAIAAFLFLFPVVHGWGLDGHYTVCKIAQSRLSQAAADAVEKLLPESANGDLASVCIWADHVKFRYRWSSALHYIDTPDNLCTYQYNRDCKDENEVPDRCVAGAINNYTDQLLSYNSANENAITYNLTESLLFLSHFMGDIHQPLHVGFTSDRGANTIDVHWYTRKTVLHHVWDSNIIETAEERYDDSNVDELVDALQKNISTGWADQVKSWESCSGNKKACPDMYQSCLCLGI; encoded by the exons ATGGAATACTATAAACTTAATGTGTTCTTGGCCATTGCagctttcttgtttctttttccaGTAGTTCATGGATGGGGACTGGATGGCCACTACACTGTTTGCAAAATTGCTCAG TCAAGATTGAGTCAAGCTGCAGCAGATGCAGTTGAGAAGTTGTTGCCAGAATCTGCAAATGGTGATTTGGCAAGTGTGTGTATATGGGCTGACCATGTCAAGTTTCGTTATCGCTGGTCATCAGCTCTTCATTATATTGATACCCCTGATAATCTCTGCACTTACCAGTACAACA GGGACTGTAAAGATGAAAATGAAGTTCCAGATAGATGTGTAGCTGGAGCAATCAACAATTACACTGACCAGCTACTCAGCTATAACAGCGCCAATGAAAATGCTATAACAT ACAATTTGACAGAATCACTTCTCTTTCTTTCTCACTTTATGGGGGACATTCATCAG CCTCTGCATGTGGGATTTACATCAGACAGGGGAGCCAATACAATAGATGTTCATTGGTACACTAGAAAAACAGTTTTACATCAT GTCTGGGATTCAAACATAATTGAAACTGCAGAAGAACGATACGATGATTCTAACGTAGATGAACTAGTCGATGCACTTCAGAAGAACATCTCG ACTGGATGGGCAGATCAAGTAAAATCATGGGAGAGCTGCAGTGGTAACAAGAAAGCCTGCCCTGATAT GTATCAAAGCTGCTTGTGCCTGGGCATATAA
- the LOC107780607 gene encoding endonuclease 2-like isoform X2 — protein MEYYKLNVFLAIAAFLFLFPVVHGWGLDGHYTVCKIAQSRLSQAAADAVEKLLPESANGDLASVCIWADHVKFRYRWSSALHYIDTPDNLCTYQYNRDCKDENEVPDRCVAGAINNYTDQLLSYNSANENAITYNLTESLLFLSHFMGDIHQPLHVGFTSDRGANTIDVHWYTRKTVLHHVWDSNIIETAEERYDDSNVDELVDALQKNISTGWADQVKSWESCSGNKKACPDIYATEGIKAACAWAYKGVSEGSTLEDDYFLTRFPIVQQRLAQGGVRLAATLNRIFT, from the exons ATGGAATACTATAAACTTAATGTGTTCTTGGCCATTGCagctttcttgtttctttttccaGTAGTTCATGGATGGGGACTGGATGGCCACTACACTGTTTGCAAAATTGCTCAG TCAAGATTGAGTCAAGCTGCAGCAGATGCAGTTGAGAAGTTGTTGCCAGAATCTGCAAATGGTGATTTGGCAAGTGTGTGTATATGGGCTGACCATGTCAAGTTTCGTTATCGCTGGTCATCAGCTCTTCATTATATTGATACCCCTGATAATCTCTGCACTTACCAGTACAACA GGGACTGTAAAGATGAAAATGAAGTTCCAGATAGATGTGTAGCTGGAGCAATCAACAATTACACTGACCAGCTACTCAGCTATAACAGCGCCAATGAAAATGCTATAACAT ACAATTTGACAGAATCACTTCTCTTTCTTTCTCACTTTATGGGGGACATTCATCAG CCTCTGCATGTGGGATTTACATCAGACAGGGGAGCCAATACAATAGATGTTCATTGGTACACTAGAAAAACAGTTTTACATCAT GTCTGGGATTCAAACATAATTGAAACTGCAGAAGAACGATACGATGATTCTAACGTAGATGAACTAGTCGATGCACTTCAGAAGAACATCTCG ACTGGATGGGCAGATCAAGTAAAATCATGGGAGAGCTGCAGTGGTAACAAGAAAGCCTGCCCTGATAT ATATGCAACTGAAGGTATCAAAGCTGCTTGTGCCTGGGCATATAAAGGAGTCAGTGAAGGTTCAACATTGGAAG ATGACTATTTCCTCACGCGTTTCCCCATAGTCCAACAGCGCCTAGCTCAAGGTGGAGTTCGCTTAGCTGCTACACTAAACCGCATATTCACATGA